ACTTTCATCCACCAGTGTTTTGGAAACTTCTGTCTTTAATTTAGTGTGTACATCTGGTTTAAAGCCAAACATAAAAGCAGAGGCTGTTAAAATTACCAATAACGATAGAATTTTGAAATTTGTTTTCATAATAATTGATTTTTAGATGGTTGATAAGTATTAAATTTACATATTATAATCAATATTTAACAGTGTCTGTTAACCTTAATTCTGCTCATTTCAGTATTCGTTTTCTTGATGACTTCATATTTCTGTTAACTGGACCCTTCCAAAAATAGTATCAAGAAATTATTGTCTTAATGACGATTATTCGTCAAATGATGTATATTCGTTAACCAACTATTAAACCAATACCAAAACTATTCTTGATCTTCCACATGTTTAAAATGAGCAAGGTTTTCACCTGTCTGGTGATTTTTTTAGCATTTAGTATAAGCACGTGCTTGTCTCAAACAACGCCACCAGCGATAAAATATCTGGGCATAGAAGATGGCCTGTCCAATAATGTCGTCAACTCTTTATACATTGATCATTTTGGTTTCGTCTGGATGGGGACTTATGATGGACTGAATCGTTATGACGGCTATAATTTTAAAGTGTTTAGAAATAACTGGGCAGGCGACAATTCTCTGATTAATAATCATATTACGGTTTTAAACGGAGACGATCTAAACAGGATCTGGGTTGGTACCCAAAAAGGCATCTCATATTACAGTTATGCCGACTCCAGATTTCACAAGTTGATTTACCTTGAAAATGGTAAGAAGCACACACTATTTGCTGCAGTTAATGCCATCGCGATCAATTCAAGTTCAGATGTCTTTGTAGCTACTGATGACGGCCTGTTCGTGCTCAATAAGGGACAAGTCAATGCGGAAAGGATCTCGTTGGTGAAAAACAAGATACCTGGCGTGAAAGCCATTTGTACCGATGATAATGGTAAACTATGGCTTTTTGTAAAAGACCACGGTCTTTGTTTATTTGATACTACAAGCAAAAAAATAAAGTGGATAAGGACTGACCTGAAGAATATAACTTATCTATTAAACGATCATGGAAAATTGTTATGGATTGGTACCGAAAAAGGACTTTTGCAATACGATAAAACTACAAATAGCCTCAGTCAGAGCGAAGGTTATCCGGAGCATGATAATATCATGAATCTAATGTTAGATAAACAGCAGAAGCTTTGGATATCTACTGATGGTGGTGGTGTTGTGGTTTATGATACAAAATCCAAATATGCAGATCGTTTGCCGGTAGGTAAAGAAAAGGGCTTTTTAAGTAGTAATTCTGCAGCCCAGGTTTATGAAGACAAGGAATCGAGAAAATGGATCGCCACATTAAGAGGCGGGATTAATATCATTGATCAGCAGAGTACGCAGTTTCAAAGCATTAAGAAAGATCCTTTGAAAAGTAATTCGCTGGTTAACAATTTTGTGCTTTCATTTGGAGAGGATGAGCATAAGAACGTTTGGATTGGAACGGATGGTGGAGGTTTGAGCGTGTGGAACCGTAAAAAGAATACCTTCATAAACTATGTAAAAACCAATAATCCAGGCTCACTTAAAAGCAATTTTGTAACCAGTATCCTGAATGATGCCGATAATAATATTTGGGTAGCCAGCTTTAGTGGTGGTATTGATCGTTTTGATAAACAGAATGGTGGATTTGTACATTACAGTTGTTATAATGAAATGAAAGGGGCTGAGGAAGTAAACCTTTGGAAACTTTATCAGGATCGCAATAAGAACATCTGGGCAGGTACCACAAGAGGCGGGGCCTTATATAAGTACAATAAACAGAAAGATAAATTTGAGCTTTTTGATGCTAGTCTGCAGGATATACACACCTTATTTCAGGATTCTAAGGGGCAGCTCTGGGGCGGCAATTATACCGACTTGATCCGGATAGATGTTTTGAATAAAAAACATCAGTTCATCAAGGTAAATTTTGCCGTGCGAGCCATTGTCGAAGATGCTAAGCAAAACCTGTGGATTGGAACAGAGGGGGGCGGCCTGATTCAATATAATCCTGTAACAGGCAAAACTAAGAGGTATCTTCAAAAAGATGGATTACCCAGTAACTCCGTGCTAAACATACTGAGAGATAGGAAAGATAACTTATGGTGCAGTACCTATAATGGTCTGTCAAAGTTTAACATTTGCGAAGACAAATTTAAAAACTACTATACGTCGGATGGCTTATCTAGTAATCAGTTTAATTACAATGCTTCGCTTAAACTCAGCGATGGGACATTCCTTTTTGGAGGAATTGATGGCTTTAATTTCTTTCACCCAGATAGTATAAAAGAAAATAAACGCATCCCAAAAATTGTATTGACAGACTTCAGGATAAACAATATTCCCCTTGATCAGGATTCCCATTATCGCAATGTATCTGTTGTAAACCTGAACAAAATAGCTATACCCCATAATGCGGCCGTGATATCAGTTAATTATGCAGCTATAGAATTTTCTTTTCAAGACCAGATCTCTTATGCTTATTATCTGGAGGGCTGGGACAGAGATTGGAACTATGTGAATAAGCTAAATACGATTTACTATTCGAGATTAAACGAAGGCAACTATAAACTCCACATTAAAAGTACAGATACCGAAGGTGCCTGGAGTAATAATGAAAAAATTATAGCCATTAGGATCTTGCCGCCCTGGTACCGTAGCTGGTGGGCTTATTGCATTTATGCCTTATTCTTTTCAGCTGTTTATTACATTTTCCAAGCCTATAGAAGCAAGCAAAGAAATTTAAAGCATGAAGTGGAAATTGCAAACCTGAAAATGGAACGCGAGAAGGATTTGAACGAAAGGAAGCTTAATTTTTTTACCAATATTTCACATGAGCTGAGAACACCTTTAACATTGATCGTAAATCCAATCAAGGACATTTTAAACATCAAGGAGCAAGGTCAGGAAAAAAATGATTTAAATGTAGTTTACCGCAATTCAAGGCGTTTATTGAGTTTGGTCGATCAACTGCTCTTGTTCAGAAAGACAGAGAGTGAAAACGATGTTTTGAATGTAGTCAAAATTAATTTATTCAAGTTTGCTCATGAAATTTTCCTTTGCTTCAGTTATCTGGCCAAACAAAACAATATAGCTTACCAGTTCGAATGTGAGGATGAAGAACTCAATATATATGGCGATCGTGATAAGCTGGAAATTACCTTTTTCAATTTGCTGTCGAATGCATTAAAATTTACCTCCAAGGGTGGCTTTGTTAAGTTTAAAATTTCGAAACTTGGCGAGCAGGTAAAAATTGAGGTGAGTGACAGCGGGCCAGGCATACCCGAAGGAGTTGGCGAAAAACTCTTTGATAAGTTCTACAAAGTGTCCGGTAATGAATCGCTTAAAATGGGCTTTGGAATAGGTCTTTACCTGGTTAAAAATTTTGTAGAACTCCATCATGGTAAGATCAGTTTTTTATCCAACGAACCTGCGGGTACCACCTTTTTGATCGAAATGCCGGTTGGTGTTGCTGATGGGCTAATGGAAAACAATGTTTCCGATAAAGAATTGATCTATGTGAACGAATTGATGCCTGATGAAGAGCAGGAAGATGAAAAAAATGATCATGTAGGCAATCTGGAATTACTGATATCTGATCTGCATACGATTCTGGTGATAGATGACAATACAGAAATTATAGATTACATCAGGCAGATTTTTCAGGATAGGTTTAAGATCTATAAAGCAACCGACGGCCTTGATGGTTTAAGGAAGTGCATCGCATTTCTGCCAGATATCGTAATCTCAGATATAAATATGGAGGGGCTTAACGGTATTGAACTTTGTCGACAGGTTAAGGAAGACCCGGCGCTAAACCATATTCCAGTTATTTTATTAACAGCTGATCCAAGTCCGGAGGTTAAACTGAAGGGCACAGAGGCAGGAGCTTACGATTTTGTAACCAAGCCATTTGATAAGGAACTGTTTACCGCTAAGATTAATGGAATCATTAAAAACCGCGCCAACCTTCAATCGTACTTCTATAATGAAATTACACTCAAGTCTGATACAGATAAGGTTTCGCAGGAAGACAAAGGTTTCCTGCAAAAATGTGTGACCATTATTGAAGATAATTTGACTGAAGATCAGTTTAGCGTTAAAACCTTAGCTTCAGACCTTGGTATGAGCCATTCTAACCTATATAAGAGAATAAAATCTACTTCCGGGCAGTCGGTTAATGGCTTTGTCCGTTTTATCCGCTTGCGTAAAGCCGCAGAACTGCTAATCAACACCAATCTGAATATTAACGAGGCAGCTTGCAGGGTCGGCATAAATGACATTAAATATTTCAGAGAACAGTTTCAAAAGCTTTTCAAGCTAACCCCTTCTGAGTTTGTAAAGAAACACCGTAAAACATTTCATAAATATTATAACATCAACTCGAGAGTTTTAGAAAACTGATTTGACAACATTTTAAGTGTTTTCTTAAATCACCCCCTGTAAAGTATGATTTACCCCCCTGTAAAAGCATGTATAAATTCTGTACTTCGGTTAACCAAATATTGAAATCATTATGAGTTTACACTCACAAAACACAATGAATAAAACGCTCCGGTTTTTCACAAAGCCATTTCTGTTTGTATTTGCAGTACTTTTCTCTGGTCAGCTATGCCTGGGACAGCAAACTAAAATCATTACCATTGCATCCAATGGATGGGCAAACAACTCCATTAATGCCGTTATCTTTAGAAAGAATTCATTAATTACTTCGGATGGGTACCAATATGCCGCTTATTACGATTCAGATCAAAACCTGATGCTTGCAAAGCGAAAAACAGGTAGTTCTACCTGGATTGTCGAAAAAACAGCTTATAAAGGTGATGCTGCCGATGCCCACAAATCAATCAGCATTACAGTTGATGGAGCCGGAATCCTTCATGTTACCTGGGGACAGCACGACAACTCTCTGAATTATGCTCGGGCTGTTAGCGCAGGTTCCTTAAAGCTAGGCGACAAACTTCACATGGTTTCAGATAAAGAAAGCAAGGTAAGTTACCCGGAGTTCTATAAGCTGGTGAATGGAGATTTACTTTTTTTCTACCGTGACGGTGGATCGGGAAATGGAAATTTGATGATTAACCGTTATGATGTGCGCAGCCAGACTTGGCACCGTGTACAGGATGGAATGATTAACGGCGAAGGGAAACGCAACGCCTATTGGCAGATGGCAGTTGATGGGGCCGGAACATTGCATTTATCCTGGGTTTGGCGGGAAAGTCCGGATGTTGCCAGTAATCACGATATCTGCTATGCTAAATCATCTGATGGCGGGATGACCTGGCAAAAATCAACAGGAGAACGTTATCAGCTGCCCATTACAGCTTCAAATGCAGAGTATGCAGTAAAGATTCCACAAAAAAGCGAGCTGATCAATCAAACCTCGATGTATGCAGATGCAAAAGGAAGAGTATTTATTGTCAGCTACTGGAACGATCAGCCCGGTGGTATTCCTCAGTACCACCTTGTTTTTAACGATGGGCAAAAGTGGAAAGTAAACGGTTTGTCTTTCAGAAAAACAGCATTTAGCCTAAGCGGTGGAGGTACAAAAAAAATACCCATATCCAGGCCTCAGATTATTGTATGGCCCAATGTAAGTGGATATGGAGCAGGCATCCTGTTTAGGGATGCAGAACGAGGCAACAAAGCATCTATCGCAGTTAATCAGGATATCGATACCGATAAATGGAAAGTCACCGATTTAACTTCAAAATCTCTTGGCGATTGGGAGCCGACCTATGATACTGAACTTTGGAAGGATAAAACCGTGTTAAATCTTTATGTACAAAACGTAACACAGGTGGATGGCGAGGGTAAGGCAAATGCTGAACCAAGTCCGGTGCAAGTCCTCGAATGGAAACCTGAAGCACAGCCAGGCTTACCCTCGAAAGCGGAAGTGCTAAAGATGATTGACAAAGCTAATGGCTACTGGCAAAGCCAGAACAAGCCAGAGGTCCGGTCTTTCTGGGACAATGCGGCTTATCATACAGGGAATATGGAGGTGGTCGCTTTAACTGGTAATGAAAGCTATCGTAAATATTCTGAAGATTGGGCCAACCACAATCAATGGATGGGGGCGAAATCCACTGATAAAAGCCAATGGAAATATAAATATGGAGAAACGGATGATGATGTCCTGTTCGGCGACTGGCAAATCTGCTTCCAAACTTATATTGATTTATATCACTTAAAGCCAGAAGAATATAAAATTGCCCGGGCTAAAGAGGTTATGGGATATCAAATGAGCACACCTTTAAACGATTACTGGTGGTGGGCCGATGGTTTATATATGGTGATGCCCGTTATGACCAAACTCTACAAAACAACAGGAGATCAGCAATACCTGGATAAATTATATGAATATTTTGCGTACGCCAACAGCATAATGTACGATAAGGATGCGAAGCTTTACTACCGTGATGCCAAATACGTGTACCCGAAGCACAAAAGTGCAAATGGGAAAAAGGACTTTTGGGCCAGGGGCGATGGATGGGTATTTGCTGGATTGGCCAAAGTACTGAAAGATTTACCCTTAAACGATCCGCATCGAAAGGAATATGTGATGAAATATACAGGCATGGCCAATGCCATTTTGAACAGTCAGCAAGAGGATGGGTATTGGACACGGAGTATCCTTGATCCTGAACATGCACCTGGACCTGAAACAAGCGGAACCGCTTTTTTTACATATGGCTTGCTATGGGGTATTAACAATGGTTACCTAAAAGAAAAAACGTTTTTGCCTGCCGCGCTTAAAGGCTGGAACTTTCTGGTAAATACGGCCCTACAGGAAAATGGGAAAGTCGGCTATGTACAGCCAATAGGTGAAAAGGCAATTCCCGGACAAATTGTAGATGCAAATTCGACTGCAAATTTTGGTGTAGGAGCTTTTCTGCTGGCCAATTGTGAATTATATCGTTACCTGGATAAATAACCTAAACCAAAATAATACTATGAAACATCTTTATCACAAAGCGGTGCTGATCTGCCTTGTCCTGTTGTCATTTGCAACAGTGTCAATAGGACAAAAAAAAGTAAAGGAATTATCGGATCGGCAGTTTTGGCTGCAGCAGTTAGATAAAATGGCTAAGCCCGTTTTGTATAATCTGGCTAAAGATAGTTTGCGTTTGAATATGCCGCAGGTGACTTCTGTACACATCGACAATAAAGAACATCGCATTAAAGTTCAGTATGTTGAAGTTTTAGGTAGGGTTTTAAGTGGGATAGCGCCATGGTTGCAGCTTGAGGGTGGCGATGCAAGCGAAGTTGCGCTTAGAAAACAATATCGGGAATGGGCTATACAAGGACTCAAAAACTCGCTTGATTCGAATGCCAAGGATTTTATGAATTATGACATTGGCGGTCAGCAACTTGTTGATGCCTCATATGTTGCACTGGCTTTTATCCGTGCACCATGGTTATGGGAACATCTCGATAAAAAGAACCAGGAACTGATGATGAAATCTATCGCAACCACCCGGAAGTTTAAACCGGTATTTTCAAACTGGCTACTCTTCTCGGCAATGAACGAGGTCTTTTTAGCCAGATTTGGGTATAGCTGGGATCCAATGCGTGTAGATTATGCACTACAGCAAATGGAGCAATGGTATGTTGGCGATGGCATGTATAAGGACGGCAATACTTATGCCTTCGATTATTACAACAGTTACGTTATTCACCCTTACCTGGCCACAATTGCCGGGATCATTGGCGAAAGAACGAAAGATTACAATAGCATGTTCGATAAAATCAGGAAACGGAATGAGCGTTATGCGATAATTCAGGAACGTTTAATCAATACCGATGGAACTTACCCGGCTACTGGTCGATCTATTATTTATCGTGGCGGAGCCTTTCACCATCTGGCTGATATGGCCTGGAGGAAAGCCTTGCCAGGGCAGTTAAGCCCCGAACAGGTACGATGTGCCCTAACTGCGGTGATTAAAAAAACTTTGGAAAGTCCTGCAACCTATAAAAATGGTTGGTTAACTATTGGTCTTTATGGTGCCCAGCCCAATCTTGGTGATTTCTACAACAACCAGGGGAGCCCATACCTATGTAGCAATATTTTCCTGCCATTAGGTTTACCAGCCAGCGATCCCTTCTGGTCAAATCCGGCAGCCAAATGGAGCGCACAAAAAATCTGGTCGGGAGAAGATTTTCCCAATGATCATAGTGTCGACCTGAAATAAGGCTATAAAAACGATTTTATCCCCTTTTATTTACGGTATTACCCCTCACGGGCATGGTCATCTTTGTGCTTAATTTGTTCAAACCAAATATAAAAAACTATGAACAAAGACCACAAAACCTAACGATCGTGTCCTTCGTGGCAACGCCAAAATCAAGCAATTTTTTTACAAGAATATTTCTAACCAAATCAACATTATGCAAAAAAACTTACGCTTACCAACGAGGCTCCTTTTGGTACTGTTTACAATCCTCGTGATGATGAATATGAACGTGAACCGGCTGCATGCGCAAACTGCAGGCACAGAAGTTATAGGTGTTATTCTGGATGCGAATGGCCAACCCATTCCAGGGGCTACTATAAAAAATCAATCGACGGCTAAAGTGGCCATTTCAGATGGAAATGGCCGGTATAGAATTGTGGTAACCAAAGGCGAAACTCTGGTTTATAGTTTTATAGGCTATACCACCAAATCAGTTGTAGTGGGCACCCAAGCCCAAATCAGCGTTACGCTTGACGAGGCCTCAGATAAAATGCTGAACGATGTGGTTGTAATTGGCTATGGTACGCAGAAAAGATCTGACGTGACCGGCTCTGTAGTTTCTGTGCCTAAGGCGCGGTTATCCCAGTTGCCGGTTACCAACGTACTACAAGCCATTGAAGGAGCTGTAGCTGGTGTAAATGTTACTACATCATCTTCCGTACCAGGTAGTCAGCCTTCGGTTTTAATTCGGGGGCGGAATTCCATTAATGCCGATAGTGGCCCTTATGTTGTGGTAGATGGAATACCTCTGACTAAAACAGGCGGCTCTTTAAATGACATCAATCCGAATGATATTGCTTCAGTCGAGATCCTTAAGGATGCAAGTGCTACTGCAATTTATGGTACCAATGGTACAAACGGGGTAATCCTGGTTACAACAAAAAGGGGCGTATTAGGTAAACCGGTAATTCGTTATAGTGGTTATGCTGGTTTTGATAACCTGGCGCACATTTTAAAACCACGTACTGGTGAAGAATATGTACAAAAGTATGCCGATTTCCTTAAGCAAACCGGACAGGTACAAACCAGGCCAGTGCCTAATATTGGTGAGCTACCCGCTTATAATGCGGGTACGACAACAGATTGGGTAAAAGAAGCAACCCAACAGGGGATAATGCAGGATCATAATGTGAGCATATCGGGTGGTACACCGGATGTCAAATACTTTATTTCAGGTGATTATCTGGATCAAAAAGGTGTGATTAAAGGCTACCAGTTTAATCGTGTGGCCTTACGCTCCAATCTGGATCTCAATGTGACCAGCTTTTTAACCATAGGAACATCTTTGTTTTTAACCAGCAACAATTATGATGGTGGAAGAGCAAATCTTTTATTGGCAACTGCGATGAGTCCGTATGGACAATTATATAATGCCGACGGTACTTATGCCATTTACCCGATGAACCCTGAGCAGCTCTATGTAAACCCGCTTCTGGGTTTAACGACCACTAAGATCAGCAGAACCACAAACATCAACGGGAATGGTTATGCGGAGATCAAATTTCCTGGAGTGTTGACCGGCTTAAAATACCGCTTAAATGGAGGATACACCTATTTCCCTGAACGAAGGGGAAGTTATACAGGTAGGAAGGCCAACGATATGATTGGCACTGCAAGTAGCTTTAATGCATCAACAAACAGCTATACCATTGAAAATATACTAACCTACACCAAAGATATAGAAAAACATCATTTCGATTTTACCGCTTTGTACAGTTCTCAGGAACGTAAATACAATTCGACTACAGCAGGTGCAAGTGGCTTTATCAATGATGAATTAGGGCTTGATAATATTGCTGCAGGTGCAACACAAACCAGTGGGGCTTACCGCGATAGATATGGTCTGAATTCTCAAATGGGCCGTTTGTTTTATTCATACGACAGCCGTTATTTATTGACTTTAACAGCCCGTAGAGATGGTTCTTCGGTTTTCGGATCCAAAGCCGACAAATATGGCATATTTCCTTCGGCAGCAATAGGCTGGAACATTACAAACGAAGATTTTATGAAAAATGTGACTTTACTTAATAACCTGAAACTTCGCTTGTCTTATGGTAAAACTGGAAATGAAGCCGTATCGGTATACCGTACCATTACAACCGATGTAACAGGTCGTTCACCTTTTAACGGAATCAGTACAATTGGTGTTTTGGCGGGTAACCTGGGTAACAACGCACTGCATTGGGAAAGTACTAAAACAGCGAACATCGGCCTGGATTTTTCAATCCTGAAAAGTAGGATTAGCGGTACCATAGAGGCTTATCAAAATAAAACCACCGGCTTACTTTTAAATAGAAGTTTGCCAATTATTACCGGTTATACCCAGGTGCTTGATAACATTGGCAAAACTTCAAATAAGGGGCTGGAAATTACTTTAAATACCCAGAATGTTGCAGGGAAAGATTTCAAGTGGGAAACCACGATCGTTTTTGCAACGAATCGCAATAAAATTACCGATTTATATGGTGATGGAAAGGATGATGTAGGTAACAGATGGTTTATAGGTCACCCGATTAGTGTAGTATACGATTACCGGATGACCGGGGTTTGGCAAACCGGTGAGGATGTGTCTAAACAAGACCCAACGGCAAAACCAGGAAGCTTGAAGTTTGCAGATTTAAATGGTGATGGTAAAATCACCGGTGATGACAAAGAAATATTAGGACAAACGACACCAAAATGGACAGGAGGCTTAACCAATACTTTTCATTACAAAAACATCAATCTAAGTGTGCTCATTCAAACTGCTCAGGGAATGGTCAAAAATAATGTTGATTTAACTTATGGTGATGAAACAGGAAGAAGAAATACACCTGCCGAAATTGGTTATTGGACACCTGAAAACCAGAGTCAAACCAGGCCAGCCCTGTCTTATAATAATACCCTAGGTTATGGTTATGCATCCAATGCCAGTTATACGAGAATTAAAGATGCCACCTTAAGCTATGTTTTTCCACAATCTGTTTTGGATAAGCTTCATTTGGGTGGATTAACTGTTTATGCCAGTGGCCGAAACCTGTATACGTTTACAAAATGGGTAGGATGGGACCCTGAAAGTCTGCAAACTTCCAGAGGGATAATTAATACAAACACAGGTGAAGATTGGACAAACAATTATCCACTGACCCGCACTTTTGTATTCGGCTTAAATGTTTCATTACGTTAAATCATTATGATTATGAAAATATATATAACCATTATATCGTTTTTAGCAGTATTAGTTTTTGCTTTTTCATCCTGCAAAAGGGGCTTTCTGGATGAAAAGCCATATTCGTCCTATACGCCATTAACTTTAACCGATTCGCTCGGGTTTGAAGCATCTTTGATTGGTTTATATAACCATGTAAGCACCATATTCTCCTGGGCCGATCAGCAGGGTTGGCCCAGTGTATGGCAGGTCGGTACAGACGTGGCTAATGCGACCAATAACCAGCAGGGGGTAGAAATACCATATTACAATTATGCCACCTTAACTTCCGTTGATGTTGGTGCTGCAAGGACCTGGAACAGGAATTACATCCTGATAAATCTTACCAATACCATTGTTGATGGTATTGAGAATCCTTCCGTTAACAGCCTAAGTGCAAAAGGTAAAAGCTTGGTGAGTGCAGAAGCTAAGTTTTTCAGGGCTTATGCATACAATAATCTTGCAACGTGTTTCGGCGAGGTTCCCTTAATTACGCATGCCCTAAGTGGCCCGAAAACAGATTTTGTTAGGGCGCCACTTGCCGATGTAAATAATTTCATCGTAAGCGATCTGATTTATGCAGCTGCAAATCTTCCGGACATTGAAGCCGTAAAAACCAATACAAAAGGGAAAATGTATGGCAGAGCAAATAAATTTATGGCTATGCAATTGCTGGCAGAGGTTTATCTGCGTATAAATAAACCAGATCTTGCCGAACAACAGGCACAGGCCATTATTAATAGTGGCAGGTTTAGTTTAATTAAAAACCGCTATGGCGTTAAAACAAGCCTGCCGGGTGACTATTATTCAGATATGTTCCAATATGGAAATCAAAGAAGGGCACAAGGCAATACCGAAGCCATTTGGGTATTGGAGCAGGAAAATCCAGCGAGTGTTGTAGGTGGGATAACTGATAATCCTCAGCAACGCAGGGTTTGGGGGGCTGCTTATTACAATATCGCCGGTATGGCACTTGCAGATTCTTTGGGTGGGCGATCAATTGGCCGTTTACGCTTAAGCAACTGGGTATTGTACGGCCTGTATAAAGGAAATGACATTCGGAATTCACAATATAACATCCGCAGAAGATATTATTATAATGACCCTGCACCTGCTTATGCAAGCCGTTACGGAAAACAAGTTCCGTTTACCGGACCTGATACCTTAGTCAATATTTGTCCGAGTACAACCAAATGGGGGGCTTTTGATCCTAATGATACTTTTGGCTATGCAATGATTAAGGATTTTATTCTGATGAGACTGGGCGAAACCTATTTGTTACTTGCCGAAGCCCAGGTGATGCAAAATAAAACAATTGATGCTGCGATTAGCATAAATGCGCTTAGAACCAGGGCAAACGCCGCTCAGGTATCTGCGTCGCAGATGACGAAAGATTTCATTCTCGACGAAAGGGTAAGAGAATTAATTGGAGAAGAAAATAGGAGGATGACCCTAATGAGAACAGGGACACTGGTGGAGCGCGCCTTACGTCTCAATTCAAATGATGCTTCTAAACCAATTACCGGTTTAACCACAAAAAATTTATTAATGCCAATCCCATTGAGAGAGATACAGCTTAATAAAGATGCTGTGATTACACAAAATCCGGGTTATTAATGTAACGCTGCTTGTTCAATCGGGTTATCTTCGGATAACTCGATTAATAGTTCAGCACATTTGCTATATTAAAATTTTATTTCATCCCTAATTTTAAACCAGATTACGCTATGTACAGCCGCTTACACCTCATCATTAGTTCTATTTTCTGTTTGTTTAGCGCTTCAGTTTTTTCGCAGCAATCCTATCGGGAATTTAATCCCGGAAAAATCTGGAAAGACAACAACGGCATTCACATTAACGCACATGGTGGTGGAATGCTGGAGCATAAGGGAATATACTACTGGTTTGGTGAGCATAAAATTGAGGGAGAAAAGGGAAATACGGCACAAGTAGGTGTACATTGTTATTCGTCAAGAGACCTGTACAATTGGAAAGATGAAGGAATTGCGCTTTCAGTTTCCAATAATCTTAAGAGTGACATTGCAAAAGGCTGCATTTTGGAAAGGCCGAAGGTGGTATACAACAAGCAAACGAAAAAGTTTGTGATGTGGTTTCACCTTGAGCTTTTGGGTAAGGGGTATGCTGCTGCACGTGCAGGCGCAGCTATAGCCGATAAGCCAACAGGCCCATTTACTTTTATCAAAAGCTACCGGCCAAACGCAGGCATAATGCCTTTTTATGCAGATGGAACTCCTGAAAGTGAAAAAATCAATTGCGAAAACCCCCAAAACAAAAGCGATGGATTCTTCTGCAGGGATTTGCCTGGAGGACAGATGGCTAGAGATATGACTGTTTTTGTTGATGAGGATGGGAAAGCCTACCATGTATTCTCTTCGGAAGAGAACTTTACACTGC
This is a stretch of genomic DNA from Candidatus Pedobacter colombiensis. It encodes these proteins:
- a CDS encoding glycoside hydrolase family 43 protein is translated as MYSRLHLIISSIFCLFSASVFSQQSYREFNPGKIWKDNNGIHINAHGGGMLEHKGIYYWFGEHKIEGEKGNTAQVGVHCYSSRDLYNWKDEGIALSVSNNLKSDIAKGCILERPKVVYNKQTKKFVMWFHLELLGKGYAAARAGAAIADKPTGPFTFIKSYRPNAGIMPFYADGTPESEKINCENPQNKSDGFFCRDLPGGQMARDMTVFVDEDGKAYHVFSSEENFTLHLAELSPDYLSHTGKFVRIYIGQQTEAPALFKRDNVYYMIGSGCTGWAPNAARWFRAKSIFGPWKYMGNPCQGNGAELTYGGQSTYVLPAPNKKGAFIFMADKWEPKNAIDGRYLWLPIQFENDKLKIEWADRWDLNTFK